A DNA window from Porphyromonas gingivalis ATCC 33277 contains the following coding sequences:
- a CDS encoding IS982-like element IS195 family transposase: MKTNIVDVFCIIDDFSKLFDEAIKKKTLEEEDKKRRNRKFKMSDSEVMTILILFHLSRYRDLKAFYLQYITHSCRSEFPHLVSYNRFVELQSRVGFKLIAFLNMCCLGQCTGISFIDSTPLKACHIKRAHGHRTMRGWAQKGKSTMGWFYGFKLHIVINDRGEIINYQITPGNCDDREPLKDGTFTKNLFGKLIADRGYISQNLFDRLFVDDIHMITKIKKNMKNSLMHLYDKVLLRKRALIETVNDMLKNVCQIEHTRHRSVNNFVTNLISGIIAYNILPKKPELNIEIIRNPNFPISA, from the coding sequence ATGAAGACAAATATAGTTGATGTTTTTTGCATCATAGATGATTTCTCCAAGCTTTTTGATGAAGCAATCAAGAAAAAGACCCTCGAAGAGGAAGACAAAAAACGCAGGAATAGAAAGTTTAAGATGTCGGACAGTGAGGTCATGACCATCCTGATCCTGTTTCATCTGTCAAGATACCGAGATTTGAAAGCTTTTTATCTTCAATACATCACCCATTCTTGTCGATCCGAGTTCCCACATCTTGTCTCTTATAATCGCTTTGTGGAGCTGCAAAGCAGGGTAGGTTTCAAGCTGATAGCATTTCTCAATATGTGTTGTTTGGGTCAATGTACAGGCATCTCTTTCATCGATTCCACCCCACTGAAGGCTTGTCATATCAAACGAGCTCATGGGCATAGGACAATGAGGGGATGGGCTCAAAAAGGCAAAAGCACCATGGGTTGGTTTTATGGATTCAAGCTACATATTGTTATCAACGACAGGGGTGAAATCATCAACTATCAAATCACACCGGGCAATTGTGATGACAGAGAACCTCTGAAAGACGGAACATTCACCAAGAATCTTTTTGGCAAACTCATTGCCGATAGAGGCTACATTTCCCAAAACCTTTTTGACCGGCTCTTTGTCGATGACATCCACATGATAACCAAAATCAAAAAGAACATGAAGAACTCCCTGATGCATCTATATGACAAAGTTTTATTGAGAAAGAGAGCCTTGATCGAAACGGTCAATGATATGCTCAAAAATGTCTGTCAGATAGAGCACACGAGACATCGCAGTGTCAACAATTTTGTCACCAACCTGATCTCCGGTATCATCGCTTACAACATCCTGCCTAAAAAGCCTGAACTCAATATTGAAATCATCAGAAACCCTAACTTTCCTATTTCCGCTTAG
- a CDS encoding S41 family peptidase yields MKKTNLFLSLLVIFITGSFMTACAQKSKTNKLTEEDRSRNEYVQSMDVLSNIIGNVRLYFVDTISIKHMTRRGIDAMLGGLDPYTEYIPYEEMDELKLMTTGEYAGVGAIISQRPDSAVIIQRPMEGMPADEAGLIAGDRILTIDGKDFRKSTTPKVSQALKGIAGTVAKVTVMRYGETKPRTFSVKRQKVIMNSVTYSGMLDGSIGYIRLNNFTDKSAEEVRTALLDLRDKQGAKGLILDLRGNGGGLMQAAIEIVNLFVPKGKEVVTTKGRIAESASVFRTLTEPIDTKLPIVVLIDGQSASSSEIVAGALQDMDRAVLMGQKSYGKGLVQTTRQLPYNGVIKLTTAKYYIPSGRCIQRLDYSRTNRTGMATAIPDSLHKIFYTAAGRRVEDAGGILPDIEIKQDTAATLLYYMAINNDVFDFVTGYVLKHKTIAKPEDFSITNEDYAAFCKMMEEKKFDYDRQSGKMLDKLEELAKIEGYLPEANSELKALREKLKPNLSRDLLRFKKEITNHLNNEIVTRYYYERGSIRQSLPEDKVVKEAIKLLKDHPEQIRQILAAPKAENKG; encoded by the coding sequence ATGAAAAAGACCAATCTGTTTTTATCTCTGCTGGTGATCTTTATCACCGGCAGTTTTATGACTGCCTGTGCACAGAAGTCCAAGACGAACAAACTCACCGAAGAAGATCGGAGTCGCAATGAATATGTACAGTCGATGGATGTGCTTAGCAATATTATCGGTAACGTCAGGCTGTATTTCGTCGATACCATAAGTATCAAACATATGACTCGGCGTGGTATAGATGCGATGTTGGGCGGGCTTGACCCCTATACCGAATACATTCCTTACGAGGAAATGGATGAACTGAAATTGATGACTACGGGAGAGTATGCCGGAGTCGGAGCTATCATATCGCAGCGTCCGGATAGTGCTGTGATTATCCAGAGACCTATGGAAGGTATGCCCGCAGACGAAGCAGGATTGATAGCAGGCGACCGCATCCTGACTATCGATGGGAAAGACTTCCGTAAATCCACCACACCGAAAGTAAGCCAAGCACTGAAAGGGATAGCCGGTACTGTTGCAAAGGTGACAGTAATGCGCTACGGCGAAACCAAACCTCGTACTTTTTCCGTGAAACGTCAAAAAGTGATTATGAATTCCGTCACTTACAGCGGAATGCTCGATGGCTCGATAGGATATATCCGCTTGAACAACTTTACGGACAAAAGTGCAGAAGAGGTGCGCACGGCCTTGTTGGATCTTCGTGACAAACAAGGAGCGAAAGGTCTCATTTTGGATTTAAGAGGCAATGGTGGCGGACTGATGCAGGCTGCTATCGAGATAGTCAATCTGTTCGTCCCTAAGGGCAAAGAGGTGGTAACGACCAAAGGTCGCATTGCAGAGTCGGCATCCGTATTCCGCACATTGACTGAACCGATCGACACGAAACTCCCGATAGTAGTCCTGATCGATGGACAATCGGCATCTTCCTCGGAGATTGTAGCCGGAGCACTGCAGGATATGGACAGGGCTGTACTGATGGGACAAAAGAGCTATGGCAAAGGGCTTGTACAAACGACTCGTCAGCTACCATACAACGGTGTGATCAAATTGACTACGGCCAAGTACTACATCCCAAGCGGACGTTGTATCCAGCGTTTGGACTACAGCCGCACCAATCGGACAGGTATGGCAACGGCCATTCCTGACAGTCTGCACAAAATCTTTTACACTGCTGCCGGAAGACGTGTAGAAGATGCAGGAGGAATCCTGCCTGACATCGAGATCAAACAAGATACAGCTGCGACATTACTTTATTATATGGCCATCAATAATGACGTTTTCGATTTCGTCACAGGTTATGTGCTCAAGCATAAAACGATTGCCAAGCCGGAGGATTTTTCCATAACGAACGAGGACTATGCAGCTTTCTGCAAGATGATGGAAGAAAAGAAATTTGACTATGATCGCCAGAGTGGCAAGATGCTTGACAAACTGGAGGAACTGGCTAAGATAGAAGGCTACTTGCCGGAAGCCAACTCGGAGCTTAAAGCACTACGCGAAAAGCTAAAACCCAACCTGTCGCGTGACCTGCTACGATTCAAAAAGGAGATAACAAACCATCTCAACAATGAGATTGTCACTCGCTATTATTATGAGCGAGGCAGTATCCGCCAGAGTTTGCCGGAAGATAAGGTAGTCAAAGAAGCTATTAAGCTGCTGAAGGACCATCCGGAGCAAATTCGACAGATCCTTGCAGCTCCGAAAGCAGAGAATAAAGGGTAA